In Candidatus Hydrogenedentota bacterium, the genomic stretch ATATGTCGATGCCCGAAGAGATAAACCGTTTGCTGGTTGATCGCCTCGCGCGGTTTCTATTTGTCAGTGAACCGGCGGGGATGGCGAACTTGGAGCGCGAGGGACTCCGAAGGGAACAAAAGGCGTTTCTGGTCGGCAACGTAATGATTGATTCGCTGGTGGCATGTTTGCCTGCTATCAAGGCAGCTGAGGCTTCCCGGAAGCTCGGGCTCCAAGACAAGCGATACGCGGTAATGACGGTTCATCGGCCCTCGAACGTGGATTCGGAAGAGGGCCTGCTGCGTATCCTGGAAATTCTGGAGGAAGTTTGCAAGACCTTTCCTGTCGTGTTTCCCGTTCATCCGCGAACTGGCGCCAATCTCCGGCGATTGGGC encodes the following:
- the wecB gene encoding UDP-N-acetylglucosamine 2-epimerase (non-hydrolyzing), whose product is MKILAVVGTRPNFVKMAPLMREFSRSTRISAKLVHTGQHYDRAMSELFFEQLNLPEPDCYLGVQPGSHARQTADIMTQFEELCVCDSPDLVLVVGDVNSTLATALTAGKLCIPIAHVEAGLRSFDMSMPEEINRLLVDRLARFLFVSEPAGMANLEREGLRREQKAFLVGNVMIDSLVACLPAIKAAEASRKLGLQDKRYAVMTVHRPSNVDSEEGLLRILEILEEVCKTFPVVFPVHPRTGANLRRLG